From the Diachasmimorpha longicaudata isolate KC_UGA_2023 chromosome 15, iyDiaLong2, whole genome shotgun sequence genome, the window TCCTAGTCATATCCCATCTGCTCTCGAATGAGCTCAGCACCCTGTAGTTGTTGACAACTTTGATGTTTTGAGCAGACGTCCGCAGTCTTGTCCCATCTCTTCGTGACTTTCAGAGTGAAACACTCTCCTGTAATCTTGCTCTTTCGATCTTTCCAATAAATTTGGAGCGATGGGTTGTGATGGTGGCACTATTCCTCGAAGAGACGAACTTGTTCGAGTTAAGAAGAAGCCAGAACAGGTAGGGTGATAGGTTATGATGCCTGTCAAATGTATCACATAAGGATATCCGAGTATTTTTCACTGATCCCTGTTATTCTTGTCTTCCATGCAATTAGAAAGACAAAGAAGCAGAGTTGGCATTCAGGTGGAGGCATTGCACCATAAAACAACTTCCTCTCCAGCCCCCAATAGTTGCTTGCTCCCTGGGTAAACTCTATAGTAAAGAAGCAGTCATCGAGGGTCTTCTGGATCGCTCAACACTACCAGACTCTGCACTTCATATAAAAAACCTAAAAGACGTTAAGCCTCTGACTCTCACTCCAAATCCAGCTTACGATGCGAATAAAGCTGAAACTGGGGATGGATATGCAGATGGAGGAAAGAGTCCTTTCATCTGTCCAGTGATTGGACTtgaaatgaatggaaaatataaattctgcGCCTTGTGGACTTGTGGGTGTGTTATGAGTGAGAGGGCTTTGAAGGAAGTTAAAAGCTCGGTATGTATTTTTACAAATTCTGCCCGTATTAGGAATTCATACTAATGAATCACACCTTCAAACtccattttcttcatttttaataattaatgtaatAGCAACACTCCGTAATGACTATGTTTCGTCATTCAAGGTATGCCACAGATGTCAGAAACCCTTCGAACCTTCGGATGTCGTAATCCTGAATGCTGAAGGAGACGACCTGAAGCGTATGGAAGACAACGCAGCTGCTCGAAAGCTGTCAAAAAAGTCTAAAAAGAAGAGAGAAACGAGCACGGAGACTTCAAATGCCGAGGACTCATCCTCAAGAGcaaaaaaaccgaaaattaaaaaagaagaaaaggcTGGACCGAGCAGACCCAGAGTCGAACCGCAAGATCCAGCCTTCAAAAAAGCAAAAGAGGATTATAGCGTTGCCAAGGATCCAACGGCCTCTGAAGTCCTGAAGAGCATATTCACGACTCACAAGACAGCTTCAGAACAAACGAGGGCACATTGGGTGACATACAATCCATTCTACAACTGATCAAATGATTAATCAGATCTATAActagaaattattgaaattgcaATTATTTAAGTCTAATTAACAACATCTTATCAAAGGACTGATGATTTATGGATAACTTTGAATCAGGTAATTAAAAAGATTACacgtccatttttttttcaacgtgaATTTAATATTGTAAAGATATtccctaattaattaaagatagTTTATCAAAACAGTCTCCCCCTATTAAACATTCAGTCAATTGAATGATGAATAAACAAGTCCTTTGGATTGGACGGTTGGTTATAACAAAGTCCCCAACTACCCTTTGAACAGTCCTCAATAATTCCGATATCACTGACTCCCTTCGGCACttctacaaaaaattatgttaataTTATTGGTACCCTAGTAACACTTTTTACAATTGCATCCTCTCTCCGATTGCTTAAACCCCCGCTATATATCCTATGAATATTAACTATTCGATTATGTAGTAGAGATAATTGAAAACAATATGCGATGATTTTTACATCTGAGGCACTCTATGAACGGCGATAGCCTGGATGACCCTCCTCAACTTCCCCATTGTTCGTTTCCTTCTCGATGGCCGTTTTACTCCGCACGTCATCCAGTTCCTGATGACTGAAATCATGATGACGCAAATAATGATAACAGCCAACATGAATGTCCATTGGCTTATGTAGAGCCAACGGTGCTTAATTTTTTCGTGGAATCCACTCGACTCGTCAATTGGTTCAAGATTGACAGCGAACGTTTGATCATTTCCACCGCCATTTCGTCGCTTAAACCACGTAGACTCTGACTCCTGGTGGACTACTGGCGCTGGAAGGTAATCACCGATGGAGAGAAGCTTTTGGGGCTTGTAGAGATTTGTCGGGGCTGACTCATTCAGTGGATGTGGCACGGCAGGTATTGGCAATGGGCATTGGGGAAGGGATCGTAAGTGCTGGCCACCTGCTGATGTGGAGGACGCCTCCAGAACTTTGCTGTGCTGATCCAAATGATTTCCCTCCATTCGTTTTGGcaggtgagaaaaaaatctctctgaGGCTATCGGGGTTTTTTTATCGTTGTGAGCATTTGTGAAGATGGATGGAACGTAGCCAGTTGTTGTGTATTCGAGGAAGGCGTCCAGCATCCAGAAACATGGggctaaaaaattatcaattcagGTAAAGTACTATTAGTGGATCCgacttaaaaataaattaatttttgaaaaataatttgagtgATTATGAGAATAGATGAACGAATGAATACTTACGTTTTTTGGCATGAGCATCATCAATACAGTTAGAATCTCCATAAACGACAATTCTACCAGGTCCACCAGAAGAACGAGCCTCATGTCCACGATTATCACTTTCCTCCTCCTGTCCACCAATCTCATTAAACTTTCTGCTCTTTGTCTGGAGCAACCCAATGATGGGCATAGTGCCGACAGTCCCAGTCTCCTTCCCCAGCAACAGTTCTTCCCCCTGATCTCTCAGCTGCATTTTCACCAAAATTCCCTCCTCTGGAAATTTCACGATGTTCGTTCCTGATGCAAAATTAATTGGTGCATGTTCTCCCAGCCTGAACAGTCCATCCCCTACCCAATCACCAAAAGCCACCCCCCAATTTTCGTAGAGAAGATCATTCAGGGCTGGAACATTCGCTCCTCCAGTGTCTGGTATCCACCATTGCTTCGTGTTCTCATCGTAGAACTGGACTTTCTTCATCACCGTAACGTTATACCAATCAGCAAAAACAACAATCGAAAGACCTTCTTCCTCCACAtcctttttcaatttgtttatctCCTCGGGAAAGAACTCCTCTTCTGAATCGACAATCAGAAGTGTTCCGTAATATTTAGCTTTAAAACAGTTGAAGGGAGTGCCGAGGACTTCCAGATAATATCCGTTATTCCTCAGATGTTGGTACATTTCCTTAAAATTCGTATGAATGTGATCGCCATTCCAATCGAGAGGATCATTTTTAGCTCTGAGGTCGTCTCGTGGAAAGTATCCAGGGGGATATCTTAAATTATGATACTGGTCCCACAAGATCCTCTTGTGCCTCGGTGGTGTAGGAATGACCCTTGCCTTAAGGGGTAAATCAATAACTGACCTCCTGGGCTCGTGCTCCCCATGACCAGGTGGCGATTCAACAGTTATCGTAATGTGACCCTGAGCAATTCCTTGCCAATTCGCCGCGGAACTTGGAACAGTGATAGCAACAGCCAACCACCCAGACCATGGCCACAATACGTCACTGTGGGTAAGGGCGACCTCGATTTTCTCCCCATCTCCATTATCAGAGCTGACGTAAGGATGCCAGACGACCTCGGAGACGTTCCCAGACACTCCAAGGCCATTTATTATCGTCACGTTGACGATGGTGGGCATCGCTGTGTGGTAGATAGCCTGGGTGCAGTACGGCCACATGTACTGGCATTCTGTCAGGTCTATGTAGCTGGGATTCAGTGTCGCCGTAGGGATGTATGTTCGGAGGTAATAGAAAGCTCGACGGAGATCTAGCTTTCCAGCCCCCTGCTCGAACATTCCAACCCCTGGGAGACGTTTCGCAGAGCTCAGGAGGGCTTGCTTCATACTAGCTGGAGTTATTATCTCGCTTATTCTGCCGGGATGATCGTCAGGGGAGTCATACTCATCTTGGTTAGTGGATGATTTGGTCACGAACCCACTCGCCAGGAGGGCAATGGCCCCGGCAACTACGGGACTTGCTACGGAGGTGCCTGGAGAATTAAAGGAgctttgaatttttgatttcTTATCGTGCTACTGGATAATAACAATCGTGAAGATGTGGAATAGAAACATCAAACTCATTAATATCGGAGGTAGGAGAAAATCATATACCCGATAGTGGTCTGCACCCATGCCTCAACGATGAACCCCTAACTCCCGAACCGTAAGTCACCAAATCTGGCTTGAGCCTTCCATATCCATGGGGTAGCTCCCAAGTGGTCATCCCACGGGACGAGAAGCTCGCAATCTGATCGTCCCAATTAATTCCCCCCACACCAATGACATCCATCTGATCAGCAGGATTATTGTGCGTACCATAGAGTGGCCCATCGTTGCCAATCGCCGATACCATGATCACCCCATTAGCTGTGAGCTCCCAGACCTTATCCACAAAGGGATGGTCCATAAAATCAGGCCCGCCGATGCTCAAATTGAGAACAGTCACcttgaatgaatttattagaatttaaaattggtatttttttctcaattggtattttttctttgataaaCTCGTTCCCTACTTCTTCCTCATTAATACAACCCTTATTCAAAGAACCTCCTCATATTTGAGGAGCCAGGAATGGAATTTGATGAGtggaataatatttaatattttaaataatttaaaagttTCAATATTCAGATATTCGCATATCtgtgaaaaaagaaattattcgACAGAGTTTTCAGTGATTCGGAATATGTTTATCAtcgaaaaaatagttttccaATCCATCCAACTTCTTCATCGATATGATGGATTCCACCTCCTTGCCCagcatataaaaataaaaataccttCGAAAGGATAGCATAGTTGAAGGCATCCAAGAACCAGGAGGTGTAGGACACCTGTTTGCTAGTGAACACCCTGAACACGTACAATTCAGCATCAGGAGCGAATCCGAGGCACTCTCTGGAGGCAGAAGCTATGACCCCAGCAACGAAGGTCCCATGACCCAGCCCATCATCCAGAGTCTTCTCATTCGTCCAATTGCTTCTCtccttgatttttttgaagtgTGGATGACTCGCGGCCAATCCTGTATCGAAAACAGCGACCTTCACCCCTCGACCAGTCACCCCCATCTTCCACAGGGCATCAGCCTGGAGAATAGTTGTTACTTCTTTGGGTATAGCCCTCAACAACCTTCTCGAGGAATGACGATTTTCTGATTTCCCTTCGAATGAGAATTGATTGGCGTTGAAACccgaaatttttcttttgaaattGTAGTACTCGGCAGTGTCCGGATCATCGTGAACTGTCTCTTGTCCATCTTCAGTGCTGTTAACGTACTTTAAAGTCCTCTGTACGAATCTCTGAGGTGTCACCCTCCTCACTAAAGGATGATCACTCAGAGCAGTCAACCCGTTTTGCTTATCACTCTCTTCCAGCAGTACAACGTCAAAGTCACTTGGATAGTCGCTTGCTGGATTGACTCTTGATAGAATCTTCCAGTTACTGATCCCGGATGAGTTCAGAGCTGCGCCGATGTAGCTCTGGCGAGTATTTCGCTTGTAGTAGCCCTTGAACGCCACAATATATTCATTCTCAACTATTTTCGAGGTGAATTCAATCTTCAGAGTTGATGGCACATCTCTGGTGGAGTTGCAACGGCTCGATGTGtcatgatgatgatggtcTTGGGAGGAGGGGATTATCGTCGATACGAAGAAAACCAGAAGAAGGTGCCATTGCCGGTTCATACTATTGGCTCGAGGGCTTTCCAGATGTCAAAACTTTGGATGCACGAGGGACTCAGAAGCTCTGGAtcatgatgaagtgctggtAATTATCGCCACCTCTTCTAACCTGATATTTCCTAGCTGGCAGTTCGTGTAAAATAACAGTGTACCGTGCATCTTACGAGTGGGTGAACTGCTTGAGTAATTTAATAGTTTAAATTGCGTGggaattcttcattttctctTCCGAAATATTcttcttgaaaaattgtatttgatCACTTTTGAGGGCTCAATCTGGTCTGGATATTAGTGCCGATTGACAGCTTGGAGGACATAACTCTcagcatttttttgtttattatacGAAATTCCGACAATTGTACGTCAGCGGAAATGTTTTAACCTTGTTCTATACCCGTGTCATCAGACAGGGTACCATAACCTCCGAATGAACTATTGAGAACGAGGTCGGGTCTCGGTTCCGAATTATCTACTCAGAAGATAAATCGACATCTTCAGATATCATCAGGCATTGTCATTCGTCATAAAAGCCTTGTCACGCGACTCTAGGATTTTTCTCGGAGGGAAAGGGACTTTCGCGAAAATCGAATTAAGTAgccaagtgattttttttgcatttgtgGGCGCCATAAATATCAGGAGACCGGGAGActcgcaaaaaaaatccatttagtgatcccaaatttgacttttttctattgtagaataattttctacAAGAACAAGTgtttatttaatgaatttgaaGATGGCGCCTTGTCGGCTAGTGGTGGATCCATCGGCCAATCATAAGAGAGAATTAAGCAGACGAGTACACCTTAATAACTTTCATCATCTGGAACCCTGAGGTTTTCCACGTCGTTTCcttcaaaattttcagaaaaaagttgGCATGCAACGCACCCCCTGACAGTCGCCCAATCATTATCATCAAAGAACATTGTAGTTTGTCTTTTTGATCGACAAACGTTCTCAATACCCAGTCGCATTGCTACATCCGTTTCCTAACTTGTTCTCCGATTGGTCAGAAACGACGAGATTATCTGCTGCCAGCCAATGAGATAGCCGGTGAACGCCGACTGGTggttgaaaatattattcgcCACAACTCAATAAACACCCGAAGCCGATCCGCCGACCACCATTTTGTGGTGGAGTCTTGATGGAAACACAAGGTACGCATTGATTTTACGGAATAAAAGgtaaaaattgaggaatttttatctCTTACTGCGTGGGAGCAGTAGTGGAGTAATTTCAACGAATGTGGAGAGGATTTTAACAACGTTTTACTACGATAAAACATGAGTACGGTGAGTGAATAGTTCGGGACAACGCGGCGTGGTTATCCGCCTTGATTTTTCactgataaaaattcagagaatttatttttcccctctttCTCTTTCCCTGCAGATGTCACGTTATCCGTCCGATTGTAAGATCTATGTCGGAGATCTCGGCAGCAGTGCAACAAAGCAAGATCTCGAGGATGCTTTTTCATACTACGGACCTCTGAGAAATGTTTGGGTCGCCCGGAATCCACCGGGTTTTGCATTCGTCGAGTTTGAAGACGCCCGTGACGCTGATGACGCCGTCAGGGGCTTGGATGGCAGAACAATATGCGGAAGGAGGGCTAGGGTTGAGCATTCCAATGGAAAACGTCTGAGGGATCGTGGCGGTGGCTCCAGACGTGGCGGTGCTGGTGGTAGACCCTTCCATCCTGAGGATCGATGCTATGAGTGTGGTGAGCGAGGTCATTATGCCAGGGACTGTCCCAGGCACAGGGGTGGACGCAAACGCAGGTAAGTTCATCGTTTTACTCGTTTTTTCAAATCATGAGAATCATCAGGTTTCaatattgctattattttttcatcttggacattatcaatttttttatttcaactttcacatttttttattttttgtgaatGTGATATTATTAATGTTATCACACTTGATACGAGGGATTAAGGATGTTTATATGA encodes:
- the LOC135169503 gene encoding membrane-bound transcription factor site-1 protease produces the protein MNRQWHLLLVFFVSTIIPSSQDHHHHDTSSRCNSTRDVPSTLKIEFTSKIVENEYIVAFKGYYKRNTRQSYIGAALNSSGISNWKILSRVNPASDYPSDFDVVLLEESDKQNGLTALSDHPLVRRVTPQRFVQRTLKYVNSTEDGQETVHDDPDTAEYYNFKRKISGFNANQFSFEGKSENRHSSRRLLRAIPKEVTTILQADALWKMGVTGRGVKVAVFDTGLAASHPHFKKIKERSNWTNEKTLDDGLGHGTFVAGVIASASRECLGFAPDAELYVFRVFTSKQVSYTSWFLDAFNYAILSKVTVLNLSIGGPDFMDHPFVDKVWELTANGVIMVSAIGNDGPLYGTHNNPADQMDVIGVGGINWDDQIASFSSRGMTTWELPHGYGRLKPDLVTYGSGVRGSSLRHGCRPLSGTSVASPVVAGAIALLASGFVTKSSTNQDEYDSPDDHPGRISEIITPASMKQALLSSAKRLPGVGMFEQGAGKLDLRRAFYYLRTYIPTATLNPSYIDLTECQYMWPYCTQAIYHTAMPTIVNVTIINGLGVSGNVSEVVWHPYVSSDNGDGEKIEVALTHSDVLWPWSGWLAVAITVPSSAANWQGIAQGHITITVESPPGHGEHEPRRSVIDLPLKARVIPTPPRHKRILWDQYHNLRYPPGYFPRDDLRAKNDPLDWNGDHIHTNFKEMYQHLRNNGYYLEVLGTPFNCFKAKYYGTLLIVDSEEEFFPEEINKLKKDVEEEGLSIVVFADWYNVTVMKKVQFYDENTKQWWIPDTGGANVPALNDLLYENWGVAFGDWVGDGLFRLGEHAPINFASGTNIVKFPEEGILVKMQLRDQGEELLLGKETGTVGTMPIIGLLQTKSRKFNEIGGQEEESDNRGHEARSSGGPGRIVVYGDSNCIDDAHAKKPPCFWMLDAFLEYTTTGYVPSIFTNAHNDKKTPIASERFFSHLPKRMEGNHLDQHSKVLEASSTSAGGQHLRSLPQCPLPIPAVPHPLNESAPTNLYKPQKLLSIGDYLPAPVVHQESESTWFKRRNGGGNDQTFAVNLEPIDESSGFHEKIKHRWLYISQWTFMLAVIIICVIMISVIRNWMTCGVKRPSRRKRTMGKLRRVIQAIAVHRVPQM
- the LOC135169514 gene encoding replication termination factor 2 encodes the protein MGCDGGTIPRRDELVRVKKKPEQKDKEAELAFRWRHCTIKQLPLQPPIVACSLGKLYSKEAVIEGLLDRSTLPDSALHIKNLKDVKPLTLTPNPAYDANKAETGDGYADGGKSPFICPVIGLEMNGKYKFCALWTCGCVMSERALKEVKSSVCHRCQKPFEPSDVVILNAEGDDLKRMEDNAAARKLSKKSKKKRETSTETSNAEDSSSRAKKPKIKKEEKAGPSRPRVEPQDPAFKKAKEDYSVAKDPTASEVLKSIFTTHKTASEQTRAHWVTYNPFYN
- the LOC135169518 gene encoding serine/arginine-rich splicing factor 7-like isoform X2, coding for MSTMSRYPSDCKIYVGDLGSSATKQDLEDAFSYYGPLRNVWVARNPPGFAFVEFEDARDADDAVRGLDGRTICGRRARVEHSNGKRLRDRGGGSRRGGAGGRPFHPEDRCYECGERGHYARDCPRHRGGRKRRSRSRSRSNKRSRSSSRSRSRSRSANDRRGRSRSKGRSDSKDRSPRRTRSRSASRSRSRKSINGDRNGGS
- the LOC135169518 gene encoding serine/arginine-rich splicing factor 7-like isoform X1, whose product is MSTMSRYPSDCKIYVGDLGSSATKQDLEDAFSYYGPLRNVWVARNPPGFAFVEFEDARDADDAVRGLDGRTICGRRARVEHSNGKRLRDRGGGSRRGGAGGRPFHPEDRCYECGERGHYARDCPRHRGGRKRRSHSRSRSRSRSNKRSRSSSRSRSRSRSANDRRGRSRSKGRSDSKDRSPRRTRSRSASRSRSRKSINGDRNGGS